The Mangrovibacillus cuniculi sequence AAAGTAAAAGAAGAACTTCTAGAGTTTGAAAATGAATTACAAGCAGGAAATCAACTAAATAGAGAGAAAGAGTTTGGAGATCTTCTTTTTTCTATTGTCAATGTAGGTAGATTATTATCTATCTATCCAGAAGATGCTCTTCGTATGACGAATGAAAAGTTTTATCATAGATTTTCATACGTAGAAGCTAAACTAATGGAAAACAAGAAACAATGGGAAGATGTAGACCTTGCTCAATTAGAGCTTTGGTGGAAAGATGCAAAGAAAGGTGGAGACATACTATGAGACTAGATAAATTCCTAAAAGTATCACGATTAATTAAGCGTAGAACACTAGCGAAAGAAGTTGCAGATCAAGGTCGTATCCTTGTAAACGGTCAAGAAGCAAAAGCTAGTACAAATGTAAAAGTCGGAGATGAGCTAACTGTTCGCTTTGGCCAGCGTTTAATGTCTGTTCAAGTAGAACGATTACAAGAAACCTCTAAGAAAGAGGAAGCGGCAACAATGTATAAAGTGGTAAAAGAAGAGAGATTAAAAGATCCTGTTTTTGAAGAATAAAGGAACTAGGTCTAATCTTGTCCCTCCATTCATATAGTGTACAAGATAGTAGTACCTATATAGGAGGGATTTACTGTGAATCAATACATGGATTCTACTGGTGGGAAAACAGTTGAGCATGACGTTACCATGAGAGGTCGCAAGGTAATTGAGATTACAGGAGTTAAACAGGTTGAGAGCTTTGATAGTGAAGAATTTCTATTGGAAACCGTGATGGGCTTTTTATCGATTAGAGGACAGAACCTACAAATGAAAAATCTGGATGTAGATAAAGGTGTTGTCTCGATAAAAGGGAAAGTCTATGATCTAGTTTATGTGGATGAGCATGGTGGGGATAAAGCTAAGGGTCTATTTAGTAAGTTATTCAAATGAGTATGACGATACCCGTTCAACTTGCC is a genomic window containing:
- a CDS encoding RNA-binding S4 domain-containing protein, whose protein sequence is MRLDKFLKVSRLIKRRTLAKEVADQGRILVNGQEAKASTNVKVGDELTVRFGQRLMSVQVERLQETSKKEEAATMYKVVKEERLKDPVFEE
- the yabP gene encoding sporulation protein YabP, giving the protein MDSTGGKTVEHDVTMRGRKVIEITGVKQVESFDSEEFLLETVMGFLSIRGQNLQMKNLDVDKGVVSIKGKVYDLVYVDEHGGDKAKGLFSKLFK